A DNA window from Paenibacillus sp. HWE-109 contains the following coding sequences:
- the bioB gene encoding biotin synthase BioB: MSTRAAHIEWQTLTNKALTGEVITLEEGMAVLEADHEEVMPLLQAAFQVRKHYYGKKVKLNMIINAKSGLCPEDCGYCSQSIVSTAPVRTYTMLDKDSLLAGAREAMARKAGTYCIVASGKGPTDKELDQVVNAVSEIRETMPLKICACLGILKDEQAERLAKAGVHRYNHNLNTSKANYPSITTTHTYEQRIDTVEKVKLHGMSPCSGVVIGMGETNQEIVEMAYALRRLDADSIPINFLNAIPGTPLEHAGRTSSMKALKVLALFRFICPSKEIRVAGGREVNLRSLQPLSLFAANSLFVGDYLTTAGQDVSADHQMIEDLGFEIETNAL, from the coding sequence ATGAGTACAAGGGCAGCTCATATAGAGTGGCAAACACTGACGAATAAAGCGTTGACAGGCGAGGTGATAACATTAGAGGAAGGTATGGCAGTGCTCGAAGCCGATCATGAGGAAGTCATGCCGCTGTTGCAGGCTGCGTTCCAAGTGAGAAAGCATTACTATGGTAAAAAAGTGAAGCTGAATATGATTATTAATGCTAAAAGCGGACTTTGTCCTGAGGACTGCGGCTATTGCTCGCAATCGATTGTTTCGACGGCGCCGGTACGTACTTATACTATGCTTGATAAGGATTCGCTGCTTGCTGGCGCACGTGAAGCTATGGCACGCAAAGCGGGGACCTACTGCATAGTGGCTTCCGGAAAAGGTCCGACAGACAAGGAGTTGGATCAAGTGGTGAATGCCGTCAGTGAAATTCGTGAAACGATGCCGCTTAAAATTTGCGCTTGCTTGGGCATTCTCAAGGACGAGCAAGCTGAACGGCTGGCCAAAGCTGGTGTGCATCGCTATAACCACAATTTAAATACGAGTAAAGCCAACTATCCATCTATTACTACCACACATACCTATGAGCAGCGTATCGATACCGTGGAAAAAGTAAAGCTGCACGGCATGTCTCCCTGCTCTGGTGTCGTTATCGGCATGGGCGAGACGAATCAAGAAATTGTTGAAATGGCTTATGCACTCCGCAGACTTGATGCGGATTCGATTCCAATTAATTTCCTGAATGCCATTCCCGGAACACCACTGGAACATGCAGGACGCACGTCGTCGATGAAAGCTTTGAAGGTGCTGGCTTTATTTCGTTTCATTTGTCCATCCAAGGAAATCCGTGTAGCTGGTGGTCGTGAGGTCAATCTCCGCAGTCTGCAGCCGCTCTCATTGTTCGCAGCGAATTCACTATTTGTTGGTGATTACTTAACAACAGCAGGTCAAGATGTTTCGGCAGATCACCAAATGATTGAAGATTTGGGATTTGAAATTGAAACAAATGCTCTCTAA
- the bioD gene encoding dethiobiotin synthase: MMNQANLGSIPGLFVTGTDTSVGKTIVTAAITAALRAEGLNAGVWKPVQSGARLWSGVTDAERLLQSTGIDETPEAVAPFTFEAPLTPMLAAKHVGITLTIQDIIAAGEPLAKRYEALIIEGAGGVAVPLNDDALVVDLIAELHRPALIVARSGLGTINHTLLTEAYLRHHAIPIIGVILNDGERTQLLDDPSVATNGELIEQYSGLKVLGRFPSLQADANSDALIHTVRKTIDLAPIRQALQFNLR, encoded by the coding sequence ATGATGAATCAGGCCAATTTGGGATCGATTCCAGGATTATTTGTAACTGGGACAGACACCAGTGTAGGGAAGACCATCGTGACGGCAGCTATTACGGCTGCACTTCGAGCGGAGGGATTGAATGCTGGTGTTTGGAAGCCAGTGCAATCGGGTGCACGACTATGGAGCGGAGTAACGGACGCTGAAAGGCTGCTGCAAAGTACGGGAATTGATGAGACACCGGAAGCGGTGGCGCCTTTTACTTTTGAAGCTCCGCTTACGCCAATGCTTGCCGCAAAGCATGTCGGCATAACGTTGACGATCCAGGACATTATCGCGGCGGGTGAACCGCTCGCTAAGCGATATGAAGCGCTGATCATCGAAGGGGCAGGAGGCGTCGCCGTTCCGCTGAATGATGATGCGCTCGTGGTAGATTTGATTGCGGAGCTTCATAGGCCAGCGCTCATCGTTGCCCGTTCCGGCCTCGGGACGATTAACCATACGCTTCTGACGGAAGCCTATCTAAGACATCACGCCATTCCAATTATTGGCGTCATCTTGAATGATGGTGAACGCACGCAGCTGCTGGATGACCCGAGCGTTGCAACGAACGGGGAACTTATTGAGCAGTATAGCGGGCTTAAAGTCCTTGGACGTTTTCCCAGCCTTCAAGCTGATGCCAACTCAGATGCCTTGATACATACTGTACGAAAAACAATAGACCTGGCACCAATTCGGCAGGCTTTGCAGTTCAACCTAAGGTGA
- the bioA gene encoding adenosylmethionine--8-amino-7-oxononanoate transaminase — protein sequence MNTSHLWHPFTQMKDYNNAAPLIIERGEGILLYDVQGRAYYDGFSSVWLNVHGHNVPELNQAIVDQLGRVAHSTLLGMANIPAIELAEKLVDIAPQGLAKVFYSDSGATGVEIALKMAFQYWHNQGVKKKTTFITMNQAYHGDTIGAVSVGAIPLYHDVFRPMLFPSHTIPYPYAYRHEGGALAAKEATLTALRNLLEARADEIAALIVEPIVQGASGIIIMPQGCLSEMAALCREHDVLLIADEVATGFGRTGAMFACDLEDVSPDLMVIGKGLTGGYLPVAATLATNAVYEAFYADYHEQKTFFHGHSYTGNPLGCAVALASLKLFDERNILEGVKRKASYVENKLAALKERPHVGDIRQQGLMIGIELVRDKATREPYDWAERIGVRTSLRARELGMLTRPLGNVIVFIPPLVSTEAELEAMIHILRDSIIHVTEVRDS from the coding sequence ATGAACACTTCGCACTTATGGCATCCATTTACCCAGATGAAAGATTACAACAACGCAGCCCCACTTATTATAGAACGCGGCGAAGGAATTCTGCTCTATGATGTTCAAGGCAGAGCATATTATGACGGATTCTCGTCCGTTTGGCTCAATGTGCATGGTCATAATGTGCCTGAGCTGAATCAAGCCATTGTTGATCAGTTGGGGCGTGTCGCCCACTCCACACTCCTGGGAATGGCCAATATACCGGCAATTGAACTTGCCGAGAAGCTGGTAGACATCGCTCCGCAGGGATTAGCCAAAGTATTTTATTCCGATTCAGGGGCAACGGGCGTTGAGATTGCGCTCAAAATGGCATTTCAGTACTGGCACAATCAGGGAGTGAAGAAGAAAACGACGTTTATTACGATGAATCAGGCGTATCACGGCGATACGATTGGTGCGGTTAGTGTCGGCGCTATCCCTCTGTATCATGATGTGTTCCGTCCAATGCTGTTTCCTTCACACACCATTCCATATCCCTATGCCTATCGTCATGAAGGGGGCGCGTTGGCAGCGAAGGAAGCTACGCTAACTGCCTTGCGTAATTTGCTAGAAGCGCGGGCGGACGAGATAGCGGCGCTCATTGTCGAGCCCATTGTGCAGGGAGCCAGCGGGATCATCATTATGCCGCAAGGCTGTTTAAGCGAGATGGCAGCGCTGTGCCGCGAGCATGATGTACTGCTCATCGCCGACGAGGTAGCGACGGGCTTCGGACGAACAGGGGCGATGTTCGCCTGTGATCTCGAGGATGTGTCACCGGATTTGATGGTGATCGGGAAGGGCTTAACCGGCGGTTATTTGCCTGTAGCGGCTACACTGGCAACGAATGCGGTTTACGAGGCGTTTTATGCGGATTACCATGAGCAGAAAACTTTTTTTCATGGTCATTCCTATACGGGAAACCCCCTTGGCTGTGCTGTTGCTTTGGCGAGTTTGAAGCTGTTCGACGAGCGAAATATCCTTGAAGGCGTTAAGCGCAAGGCTTCATACGTGGAGAATAAGCTAGCAGCGCTTAAAGAAAGGCCGCATGTCGGAGATATCAGGCAGCAAGGACTGATGATCGGGATCGAGCTGGTACGCGATAAAGCTACGCGCGAGCCCTACGATTGGGCAGAGCGGATAGGCGTTCGCACGAGCCTAAGAGCCAGAGAGCTTGGCATGTTAACCAGGCCGCTTGGCAATGTGATCGTCTTCATTCCCCCGCTTGTTAGCACAGAAGCTGAGCTTGAAGCGATGATCCATATTTTGAGGGATTCAATTATACATGTCACAGAAGTCAGAGATTCATGA
- a CDS encoding NADPH-dependent FMN reductase, whose product MKITIVAGSNQKLATSTKLAQYIQHLAEQEGHQVKFVDLYQSPIPFYSPDDAHGGHEALESFKQALHEAEGIVLATPEYHSGISGVLKNALDHVGQDYFKNKAVLSVSSAGGAIAVSSLTQLQAIVRNLHGINCPEWLSIGGDQRNSFQTGAAHSDIHPDVDKRVRRVVSSFLDLTKQLTVKH is encoded by the coding sequence TTGAAAATAACGATCGTTGCAGGAAGTAATCAAAAACTAGCCACAAGCACGAAGCTGGCCCAGTATATTCAACATCTGGCTGAGCAAGAAGGACATCAAGTAAAGTTCGTTGATTTGTACCAATCTCCGATTCCTTTCTATTCACCGGATGATGCGCATGGTGGTCATGAAGCCCTGGAATCTTTCAAACAAGCTCTTCATGAAGCTGAGGGCATTGTACTTGCAACCCCGGAATATCACAGTGGAATTTCTGGTGTCCTGAAAAATGCACTTGATCATGTGGGGCAAGATTATTTTAAAAATAAAGCTGTTCTATCGGTCAGCTCGGCAGGTGGGGCTATTGCTGTAAGTTCTTTGACGCAGCTGCAAGCGATTGTGCGCAATCTTCATGGAATTAATTGTCCAGAATGGTTATCCATTGGGGGCGATCAACGGAATAGTTTCCAAACAGGCGCAGCACATAGTGATATCCACCCAGATGTGGATAAACGGGTTCGCCGTGTCGTAAGTTCATTCCTCGATCTGACCAAACAATTAACGGTAAAGCATTAA
- the glnA gene encoding type I glutamate--ammonia ligase, which produces MSVQNVLNLIKEKNIEWVDFRFVGLSGKAQHISLPATEVDEDTFVNGVAFDGSSIPGFRGIEQSDMVMMPDTETAYIDPFTAHPTLIIMSNIHTPEGERYDRDPRSIAQKAEEYLQTTGVGTTAFFAPESEFFIFDDVRFENGMNKSYFEVDSEEAGWNTGRKEEGGNLGYKVPVKGGYVPVAPMDSQQDIRSEMCNKLADAGLRIERHHHEVATAGQAEINFRFDTLTKTADNLLKYKYIVANTAREYGKVATFMPKPLFGDNGSGMHVHMSIFDGSEPLFYEKGAYANLSEMAINYIGGILYHAPALIALTNPSTNSFKRLVPGYEAPVNLVFSKGNRSAAVRIPIAAVTPKGCRIEFRTPDSTANPYLAFAAMLMAGLDGIKKKIDPRALGYGPFDTNIYEMSDSEKAEIRSVPGTLDEALDALAADSDFLIEGGVFTQDFIDNYIELKRGEAKAVAIRIHPHEYNLYFDC; this is translated from the coding sequence ATGTCAGTTCAAAACGTGTTGAACCTTATCAAGGAAAAAAACATCGAGTGGGTAGATTTTCGTTTCGTAGGTCTTTCCGGTAAAGCACAGCATATTTCTTTGCCTGCTACTGAAGTAGACGAAGATACTTTCGTAAATGGGGTAGCTTTTGACGGTTCATCCATCCCAGGATTCCGTGGTATTGAACAATCTGACATGGTAATGATGCCAGATACAGAAACTGCCTATATTGATCCTTTTACAGCTCATCCAACTTTGATTATCATGAGTAACATCCATACGCCTGAAGGCGAGCGTTATGATCGCGATCCACGCAGCATTGCTCAAAAAGCAGAAGAATATTTGCAAACAACAGGTGTGGGTACAACAGCATTCTTCGCACCGGAATCCGAGTTCTTCATTTTTGATGACGTTCGTTTCGAAAATGGCATGAACAAATCCTACTTCGAAGTTGATTCCGAAGAAGCAGGTTGGAACACGGGCCGTAAAGAAGAAGGCGGCAACCTTGGTTACAAAGTTCCAGTTAAAGGCGGCTATGTTCCAGTAGCTCCAATGGATTCCCAACAAGACATTCGTTCCGAAATGTGTAACAAGCTTGCTGATGCAGGTCTTCGCATTGAACGTCATCACCATGAAGTAGCTACAGCTGGTCAAGCTGAAATTAACTTCCGTTTTGACACATTGACGAAAACAGCAGACAACTTGCTCAAATACAAATATATCGTTGCTAACACAGCTAGAGAATATGGTAAAGTAGCAACATTCATGCCTAAACCACTGTTTGGTGACAATGGTAGCGGTATGCACGTTCACATGTCCATTTTCGACGGAAGCGAGCCTTTGTTCTATGAAAAAGGAGCATATGCAAACTTGAGTGAAATGGCAATCAACTATATCGGTGGTATCCTTTACCACGCACCAGCTTTGATCGCTTTGACAAACCCAAGCACAAACTCCTTCAAACGTCTGGTTCCTGGTTACGAAGCGCCGGTAAACCTTGTATTCTCCAAAGGTAACCGTTCCGCAGCAGTTCGTATTCCAATCGCAGCTGTGACACCAAAAGGTTGTCGTATTGAATTCCGTACACCGGACAGCACAGCTAACCCATACCTTGCTTTCGCGGCAATGTTGATGGCTGGTCTTGACGGTATCAAAAAGAAAATCGATCCACGTGCTCTTGGATACGGTCCTTTCGATACAAACATCTATGAAATGTCCGATTCTGAGAAAGCTGAAATCCGCAGCGTTCCAGGCACATTGGATGAGGCGTTGGATGCACTTGCAGCTGATTCCGACTTCTTAATCGAAGGCGGCGTATTCACACAAGATTTCATCGATAACTACATCGAATTGAAACGCGGCGAAGCGAAAGCTGTTGCAATCCGTATTCACCCGCACGAGTACAACCTTTACTTCGATTGCTAA
- the aroF gene encoding 3-deoxy-7-phosphoheptulonate synthase, with the protein MIAITSHNTTDERIQEIVQIIEKQGVQAHVSKGEDRTVIGIIGQADPKLAEQLRQLSGVEQVVKISKSYKLASRDFHPADTVIKIKGVEIGGEQLVVMGGPCAVETPEQIDEIARLVKAAGGQVLRGGAFKPRTGPYSFQGVGVEGLIMMAEAGKKHGLLTITEVMTPEYVDVCAQYADILQVGTRNMQNFDLLRKLGTIQTPVLLKRGFSSTYDEFLNAAEYILAGGNPNVMLCERGIRTFETYTRNTLDLSAIPVLKQLSHLPVISDPSHGTGRRELVVPMTKASVAAGADGLIIEMHTDPDNSMTGDGVQSLFPDQFANLLVDLEKLAPLLGKKFDTPKEVSIA; encoded by the coding sequence ATGATCGCGATTACATCCCATAACACAACTGATGAGCGTATTCAGGAAATTGTCCAAATTATTGAGAAGCAAGGTGTACAGGCGCACGTTTCCAAAGGTGAAGACCGCACAGTCATCGGCATTATCGGTCAAGCTGATCCTAAGCTTGCTGAACAGCTACGTCAATTATCAGGAGTTGAACAAGTCGTGAAAATATCGAAGTCCTACAAATTAGCAAGCCGTGACTTTCATCCGGCCGACACAGTGATCAAGATCAAAGGCGTTGAAATTGGAGGCGAACAGCTCGTTGTCATGGGCGGCCCTTGTGCGGTAGAGACACCGGAGCAAATCGATGAAATCGCACGTTTGGTGAAAGCGGCAGGCGGTCAGGTTCTGCGCGGCGGTGCTTTCAAACCAAGAACAGGTCCTTACAGCTTCCAAGGAGTCGGCGTTGAAGGATTAATTATGATGGCAGAGGCAGGTAAGAAACATGGCTTGCTGACGATTACTGAAGTCATGACTCCGGAGTACGTAGATGTATGTGCACAATATGCGGATATTCTCCAAGTTGGTACACGGAATATGCAGAACTTCGATCTGCTTCGCAAACTGGGGACTATCCAGACACCTGTCCTTCTGAAACGCGGTTTCAGCTCTACCTACGATGAGTTCCTGAATGCAGCCGAGTATATCCTTGCTGGCGGCAATCCCAATGTAATGCTTTGTGAGCGCGGAATCCGAACATTCGAAACTTACACGCGGAATACATTGGATTTATCGGCGATCCCGGTTCTTAAGCAATTGAGCCATCTTCCTGTCATCTCTGATCCTAGTCACGGCACAGGGCGCAGAGAGCTGGTAGTGCCAATGACCAAAGCATCTGTTGCGGCTGGAGCAGACGGTCTTATTATCGAAATGCATACAGATCCGGATAATTCCATGACAGGCGACGGCGTGCAATCCTTATTCCCAGACCAATTCGCCAACCTGCTTGTAGATCTTGAGAAGCTGGCTCCGCTGCTTGGCAAAAAGTTTGATACGCCGAAAGAAGTTAGTATAGCTTAA
- a CDS encoding DUF2062 domain-containing protein yields the protein MMKTRYDWKSTKRWFRYKYLGLLRAKGGPSKVARGFSIGLAIEMFTLPTAGFAFVLIFPLVYLLRANLPAALIGFVFGKIIYIPFSILNKQVGDWLVPKHFKVYLIHHLPHMLSNIIRSGLDLIVGGMVVGAILGLIAYFPVMLLLKYHSNRRKEKRKIRKEQLVASHTKE from the coding sequence ATGATGAAAACTCGCTACGATTGGAAAAGCACAAAACGCTGGTTTAGATATAAATATTTAGGTCTCCTAAGGGCCAAAGGCGGTCCATCTAAGGTAGCTCGTGGATTTTCCATTGGCTTGGCCATAGAAATGTTTACTTTGCCGACAGCAGGTTTTGCCTTTGTTCTAATCTTTCCCTTGGTCTATTTACTAAGGGCTAACTTACCAGCGGCTTTAATTGGTTTTGTATTCGGTAAGATCATCTACATTCCGTTCTCGATTCTGAATAAGCAAGTCGGAGATTGGCTGGTGCCTAAGCACTTCAAGGTCTATTTGATCCATCATCTGCCGCATATGCTCTCTAATATCATTAGAAGCGGTTTGGACTTGATTGTTGGCGGGATGGTGGTTGGCGCGATTCTTGGACTCATCGCCTATTTCCCGGTCATGCTCTTGCTCAAGTATCACTCGAATCGCCGTAAGGAAAAACGCAAAATTCGTAAAGAGCAACTCGTTGCTTCGCATACAAAAGAATAG
- a CDS encoding 4-hydroxy-3-methylbut-2-enyl diphosphate reductase: protein MEVLRISPRGYCYGVVDAMALAMQTAKNLNLPRPIYILGMIVHNAHVTDFFKEEGVITLDGENRLEILEQIEQGTVIFTAHGVSPEVRRRSRDKGLTVVDATCPDVTKTHDLIREKVADGYDIIYIGKKGHPEPEGAVGVAPEHVHLIEKLEEADALNIKAQRIIITNQTTMSQWDIKHIMNRLLELFPKAEIHNEICLATQVRQEAVAEQAKEVDLVIVVGDPKSNNSNRLAQVSEEIAGVRAYRISDISELDRHWLTNVRKVGVTSGASTPTPITKEVITYLDAYDAKDETTWGITRTINMKKLIPAVKSKAASRE, encoded by the coding sequence ATGGAAGTACTACGTATATCTCCTAGAGGCTATTGTTATGGTGTTGTTGATGCCATGGCACTTGCGATGCAAACTGCAAAAAACTTGAATCTTCCCAGACCTATTTATATATTAGGCATGATTGTTCACAATGCGCATGTCACGGATTTCTTCAAAGAAGAAGGGGTTATTACCCTTGATGGCGAGAACCGTCTGGAAATACTCGAGCAAATCGAGCAGGGAACGGTTATTTTCACCGCTCATGGCGTTTCGCCTGAAGTTCGACGCCGCTCCCGTGACAAAGGGCTGACTGTCGTGGATGCCACGTGTCCAGATGTCACGAAGACCCATGATTTGATCCGCGAGAAGGTCGCTGATGGCTATGACATCATCTACATCGGAAAGAAAGGCCACCCTGAGCCTGAAGGGGCCGTGGGTGTAGCGCCGGAGCATGTTCATCTGATTGAGAAATTAGAAGAAGCCGATGCGCTGAACATCAAAGCGCAGCGCATCATTATTACGAACCAAACAACAATGAGTCAATGGGATATCAAACATATCATGAATCGGTTGCTTGAGCTTTTTCCGAAAGCAGAGATTCACAATGAAATATGCCTGGCAACCCAGGTGAGACAAGAAGCAGTAGCCGAACAAGCGAAGGAAGTCGACTTGGTTATCGTGGTTGGAGATCCCAAAAGCAATAATTCCAATCGCCTGGCGCAAGTTTCTGAAGAGATTGCCGGAGTCAGAGCTTATCGCATATCGGACATCTCTGAGCTGGACCGTCATTGGTTAACGAACGTGCGCAAAGTAGGTGTGACTTCCGGTGCTTCTACACCGACACCAATTACCAAAGAAGTCATTACTTACCTTGATGCGTATGATGCAAAAGATGAAACCACTTGGGGAATTACACGTACTATTAATATGAAGAAGCTTATTCCGGCCGTGAAGTCCAAAGCAGCTAGCCGTGAGTAA
- a CDS encoding sensor histidine kinase, producing the protein MSLRFRLTLWYSGILALTMLLFGIVLYFFLNYFLYDQIRQDVKREAGNTSQRIQKSFALSQKGLVVDLELESRDFYSTNMFLQLYNVTLKTFNRSNNLQLYDLTLPLAKDVVSRLQNEGGFFEKTKVLGQDFLIYHQAIIGKVDGQTQLLGILQAAVPIGSYERTSVTLRNTLFVWAFLTIIVAASLGWFLSRKALQPIERVIDAANQIGSGDDLEKRILYDGPLDEIGRLTQTINGMLSRIQITYLELDEAYRAQRRFVSDASHELRTPLTTIRGNVDLLEKMWKMTSGSTELSTPEQMQMSLEAMHDIAGEAQRMSRLVNDLLALARADAGGLMEKKPVEMLPLVQEVVRRAQLLEHTAEWCVGELDDLENAIVQGNRDYLQQLLFIFIENAFKYTPAGMVSFEVSRTHNFIGIQIADTGIGMDKEDIPYIFDRFYRADLSRGLTAGTGLGLSIAKWIIDEHGGSVEVTTRKDEGSTFMIWLPANFPLPV; encoded by the coding sequence ATGTCTCTTCGTTTTCGACTAACGCTTTGGTATTCAGGGATATTGGCACTGACGATGCTGCTTTTCGGCATTGTTCTTTATTTCTTCTTGAATTACTTTCTGTATGATCAAATTCGGCAGGATGTGAAGCGGGAAGCTGGGAATACGTCACAGCGTATTCAAAAAAGCTTTGCGCTTTCGCAGAAGGGTCTTGTTGTTGATTTGGAGCTGGAAAGTCGAGATTTTTATTCCACGAATATGTTTTTGCAATTATATAATGTAACGCTCAAAACATTCAATCGTTCGAATAACTTACAGCTTTATGATTTGACCTTGCCGTTAGCCAAGGATGTCGTCTCGCGCTTACAGAATGAGGGTGGCTTTTTTGAAAAGACGAAGGTGCTCGGGCAGGATTTCCTTATTTATCATCAAGCAATCATAGGCAAGGTAGATGGACAAACCCAACTGCTCGGTATTCTGCAAGCGGCAGTGCCCATTGGCAGTTACGAAAGAACGTCTGTGACGCTGAGGAATACGCTCTTTGTGTGGGCCTTCCTGACGATTATCGTTGCGGCATCCTTAGGTTGGTTCCTTTCGCGCAAAGCGCTTCAACCGATTGAACGCGTCATTGATGCGGCCAATCAAATCGGTAGTGGAGATGATTTGGAGAAACGAATCCTGTATGATGGGCCGCTCGATGAAATTGGCCGTCTCACCCAAACTATTAACGGGATGTTGTCACGGATTCAAATCACCTATTTAGAACTGGATGAAGCTTACCGCGCCCAACGCAGGTTCGTATCGGACGCTTCTCATGAGTTGCGAACACCGCTTACGACGATCCGCGGCAATGTCGATCTCCTCGAGAAGATGTGGAAGATGACGTCAGGAAGTACGGAGCTCTCAACGCCGGAGCAGATGCAAATGTCGCTGGAGGCGATGCATGATATTGCCGGAGAAGCTCAGCGAATGAGCCGGCTGGTGAATGATCTCTTGGCGCTTGCTAGAGCCGATGCTGGTGGACTCATGGAGAAGAAGCCTGTTGAGATGCTGCCGCTTGTGCAAGAAGTCGTTAGGAGAGCTCAGCTCCTCGAACATACGGCCGAATGGTGTGTCGGGGAATTAGACGATCTGGAGAATGCTATCGTGCAGGGGAATCGAGATTATTTACAGCAACTGCTCTTTATTTTCATTGAAAACGCCTTTAAGTATACACCAGCGGGGATGGTATCGTTCGAGGTATCGCGAACCCATAACTTTATCGGTATCCAAATTGCAGATACGGGCATAGGAATGGATAAAGAAGATATCCCTTATATTTTCGACAGATTTTATCGGGCGGATTTATCGCGGGGGCTTACTGCAGGCACGGGGCTTGGCTTGTCGATCGCCAAATGGATTATTGATGAGCACGGCGGGTCTGTGGAAGTGACCACTCGCAAGGATGAAGGCAGTACCTTTATGATCTGGTTGCCGGCTAACTTTCCTCTACCTGTGTAA
- a CDS encoding response regulator transcription factor, whose product MRENIMVIDDDEKITSMLRRGLAFEGYSVETASNGADGLKQMLRTEPHLLILDVMMPHIDGWEVVRRMREGGSEVPILMLTAKDEISDRVKGLDLGADDYLVKPFALEELLARVRVLLRRRMERPEQQTNRLNYEDTILDLDTREVFRGEQLIELTTKEFDLLHLFMQNPKRVLSRDIIMEKIWGYDYSGESNVLEVYIALLRQKTEEFGHKRLIQTVRGAGYVLRGEN is encoded by the coding sequence ATGAGAGAAAATATTATGGTTATTGATGATGATGAGAAAATTACGTCCATGCTTAGGCGGGGCCTGGCTTTTGAAGGTTATTCCGTTGAGACGGCAAGCAACGGCGCCGATGGATTGAAGCAAATGCTGAGGACTGAACCTCATTTATTGATACTTGATGTGATGATGCCTCATATCGATGGTTGGGAAGTTGTGCGTCGTATGCGGGAAGGCGGCAGCGAGGTGCCGATACTGATGCTGACAGCCAAAGATGAAATTAGTGATCGTGTCAAAGGTTTGGATCTTGGCGCTGATGATTATTTGGTCAAGCCTTTTGCCCTTGAGGAATTGCTTGCACGCGTGCGTGTGCTTCTAAGACGGCGAATGGAGCGGCCGGAGCAGCAGACGAATCGACTGAATTATGAAGATACGATCCTGGACCTTGATACAAGGGAAGTTTTTCGCGGGGAGCAGTTAATTGAGTTAACGACGAAGGAGTTTGATTTGCTGCATTTATTTATGCAGAATCCTAAGCGCGTGCTCTCCCGCGATATCATTATGGAGAAAATTTGGGGCTACGATTATAGTGGCGAATCCAATGTACTTGAGGTTTACATAGCGTTGCTGCGCCAAAAAACAGAGGAATTCGGGCATAAACGATTAATCCAAACGGTGCGGGGAGCAGGTTATGTCTTGAGAGGAGAAAATTAA